GGGTGGCTGGGATGTTGTACGTCACCCTCAAGTCCGCAACGGGTTGATCGGCGACCGCCCAGAAATCAAGGTCTTGAATGAGATTGACGGAGCAGGCCAAGCCTTTTTCATATCCAGCCATCGCTGCATCAGGAATGAATTGCCCCGTTTCTGGAGGGATGATGCTGTTACTCGTGCTGAAAGCCTTGCCGAGGTGGAAGTCGAGAATCACCTCCAGCAGGGATTCAAATCCGAATCCATCAGTGAACAGACCTGCCTGAAAGGCCGCCACATTCATCTCTCCAGCACTGTCTGTGTTGAATCCGCCCAGGATGTGGCAGCAGTCGTGATTCACCAGAAGCTCTGAGGTGCTTTTGTGCTCCCCTGGTAGGGCCCAGCCGCGATCGCGGTACCAGTGAAAGAACGTGTGGCCGAGGGTTCCCTCAGCAAACGTGCTGAGAGTGGCATACCGGCTGGCGATGGACGCATCCCCGATGGCCTGATGCACGGCCGTGATGACGCCACGAACGAAGCGAGAGGGAGTGTCCAGTCCTAAAAATTCACCCATGCTTCTGCGCCCATAGTCGAGCAGTAAGCGTCTGAGATGGTTGTCTCTTACCTGGTGCAGGTCTTGCAGAGTCTGGGGGGCGATGTTGAGGAATGAGGCGAAATCGTCCACAACGCCCACCATGCGTGGATCCACGTTCATGTCCACATAGGGAATGAGCACGAGGATTTGAATCAGCTGTTCTCGCTTGCTTGGATCCGTAATCAGCGCGGGGTAATCGGGTGGATGGCGAATCTCAAGGCTTTCGAGATCCACTGAGGAATGAAGAACATGGCGCTGTATGGCCTCCATCATTTCCAGCGTGATCGGCTCCAGTGGAAGCACACCTCCCGCTGTTCCAACGGTCTTGATCGCCTGCAAAAAGAGGCGCGCTTCCGCGTCTGTCCACTGAAGCTGCTTGGGCATTGATCGCGTTCCGGTGCCCGGGTCTAGCACCCAGGCCTGGGATGACGTTGTCGTTGCTTTGACCCACTGTTCGCTTTCTTCAGAAAGTCCTCCAATGGTGGACGGTTTTTGCTCTGACCAATGAATAGCTTGAGACCAGTAAGTCTTGAGTGTCTCGAGATGAAACACGTCTGTTTCGGGCGGGCAGCCTGCTCTGCTGGCGCCGTCGCTGCAGTTCTCCTCGGCGGTGCTGCTCCCGGTTTGGCCTCGATGGCGCCTGCTCCGGTCGCTGAGGACACGCATATTCATCTCGATCTGAGACAGCGTCGCATCAGCGTGATTCGCAATGGCGAGCGCATCGGGCCTTGGCCTGTGGCGATCGGAGACCCAAAGACTCCCACTCCGACCGGCGTGTTCCAGGTTGAGAACAAGCGGGTGAATCCTCAGTACCAGAGCACCAAGTCAGGTCGCGTTCATCCGGTGACTGGACCCTCCAGTCCCCTGGGCCATCGCTGGATCGGTTTTCTCCAGCATGGGCCGAATCAGTTCGGGATTCACGGAACCCCCTGGCCCCATTGGGTGAAGATCAGGGCGGCAGTCTCCAATGGCTGCGTGCGCATGCTCAACGCCCACGTGCAAAAGCTCTATGAACTGGTGGATGTGGGCACCCCGGTGAAGATCACGCGCTGAGCATCAACTGCTCGCACCATGCTGAAGAAGCACTGGAAAGCCTGCGCTTAAGCCTGTGAAAATCATCTGCACCGCGATGGAGGTGAGGAGGAGACCCATGATCTTGGTGAGCACTTGAAGCGCTGATGCACTGATCTTCGAGGAGAGCATCTCCCCCGCTTCGAAAATCAGATACACCACCAGGGTGAGCAGCAGCACAACCCCACTCAGGCCAATCTTGCCGCCCATGCTGGCTGCATTGGGGTCTGCGATCACCACGGTGAGTGTGCCCGGGCCTGCCAATAGGGGGATGCCGAGGGGCACAATCCCCTTGACCGCGGAGTTCTGATCCCGTTCGATGGACTCTGGATCATGGTGAACCTTGGATGGTTCTGAGCGCAGCATGGAGAGGCCGATCAGAACCACGATCACCCCGCCGGCCACCTGGAATGCCGGGCGTGAAATTCCGAAAAATCCAAGTAGGTCGTTGCCCAGCCAGGTGGCCAGCATCAGGCTGACCAAAAATGTGATCGCACTGCTGCGGGCGATGGCGCGATCTTTGCGCCGGTTCCCATCCGTAAACGACAGGTAGATCGGCAGATTGCCGATGGGGTTTGAGATCGTGAAGATGCCGACGGCTGTGTGCAGAAGAGACATGGTTACGCTTCGGGGCGCATTTCTGCAAAGATCTCCTGAAGGATCTCGCCTGCACCGCGGGATTTCAAGTCTGCAGCCAGGGCGCGGCCGATGGCTTCAGGATCGGTGAGGCTCCCGCGGCGCTCGTCACGGATCAAGCGTTGGCCATCCAGGCTGGCCACCATGCCGGTGAGGATCAGTTCCTGTCCATCGATGCGGCTGTTCACACCAATCGGAACCTGGCATCCGCCCTCCAGTTCGCGCAGGAAAGCCCGTTCGGCCAGGCAGCGCCCGGCTGTGGGCGCATGCTCAAGAACCTGAATGAGCTTGAGCACCTCAGGCCGGTCACAGACGCACTCAATTCCGAGAGCACCCTGCCCCACAGCATGAAGGGAGATGTGGCCAGGGATGATCTGGTGGATGCGGTCACCGAATCCCAGTCGGCTCAGGCCAGCGGCCGCGAGAATCAGGCAGTCGTATTGCCCCGCATCGAGCTTCTCGAGGCGAGTGATCACATTCCCGCGCACATCCTTGAACTGGAGATGGGGGAAGTGATGGCGTAGCTGGGCCAGTCTGCGCAGGGAGCTTGTGCCAACCACCGAGCCTTCCGGGAGGGTTTCCAGGGTGTGATCCGCGTTTTTGCTGTTGACCACAAGGGCGTCCGCGGGATCCTCTCTCTCGGTGATGCATCCCAGCATCAGCCCCTCAGGAAGGTTGGTGGGCAGATCCTTCAGGGAATGGACGGCAATCTCCGCCCTGCCCACGAGCATCTGTGCTTCGAGTTCTTTGGTGAACAGGCCCTTGTCACCGATCTTCGCCAGGGCCACATCGAGAATCTTGTCGCCCTGGGTGGCCATCGCCTCAACTGAGATCGCCAAGCCGGGATGTGCCGACTCGAGTTCTGCCTTCACCCAGTTGGTTTGAACCATGGCCAGCTGGCTGCGGCGGGATGCAATGCGCAGGTGCTCGAGAGCCATGGACATTTCAAAACGATGGGTCACCCTACGAAGCCATCGGATCCAAAACTCCTTAGGTTGAAGAGAGTGACACGGAATTCATGCGGTGGATTCCATCGCTGCCGTTGCCTCTTCGCGCGTTGCTGACCATCGGTCTGTTGACGCCGAGCCTGGTGATCCATCAGGTGCTGGCCTTCGACCTGCCTGCATTGGTTCTCCCATCATTGGCCTTGTGGCTCGGTCCTCTCGCCGCTGTGACCTGGGTAATTGTTGTGATTTGTGGGCTTTGGGTGATCTGGATCGGGGCCGATCACCCCTAGGGCCTGATTGCGCGGTGCATCCCAGGAACCTCACGAGCCGGCCTAACATCAGTTCCCATCGATTGGGTTTCATGCCAGGACCTGTCGTTAACGGTGTGAAAGTGGGACGTTCCGCATCCGGAGAGGCAGCCTCTCAAGTGGCTGAAGCCCTTCCGTTTCTGCCAGTGCTCAGTGAGGGAACCATCCGCGTGGTGCTACTCACCAGCGGACATTTGATCGTGGCGCGTCTCCGGCAGACCACCGATCCTGATGGTGATCGTGCTTATCAATTGATCCGCCCCCTGCGCCTGGTCGGCGATCTCGATGGGGATGAATGGTCCCTGCAACCGTTTCTGGCGGGGCTGACACCGCAACGCAACATCGTGATGCTGAAGGCAGCAGTGGCCGCAGTGCTTGAGCCCGAAGCCCGAATTCTTCAGGTCTATACCCGCTCAACGAATCAGGAATGCCCGCCGTCAGAAACCCCTGTAGAGCGTTTGAAAAAAGCGTTCCAGGAATTCACAGACAGCATCGAGCCTGGTTAAGAGGCTGACATCATCGAGGTTTGTGATGTCAGTCAAACTCTGATCTGATTATTTGATGTCATCTTTCTTTCCCAGTCCACGACGAAAGGCATACTCCAACATGTAGATGCCATTGACGAAGTGTTCAAGAGAAACACCTTCGAGCTTGTGTTGATCAATTACTTTGTCGGCTGCTTCGTGAAGTACAGCCACATATTCTTCTGAATAGATGCCCATTGCCCTGATGATAATGATGTAAGTCAGCGCTCTATCTGATAAAATTATTTAGTGTGGTTATATTGGCGTTATAAAGCTGAGAGCAGTGTGAAACTCCCGCTTCTCCTCTCAAGTCTGCTTCTTTCAGCATCACCTGTTGTGGCTGATAATTCCTTGCACTTACAGTGTGAGACAAATCTCGATGTGGATGTATTTCATGCAGAAACATCAAATTTTATCAAGAATGACAAGCAAGTTAAATCTATGGTTTTTAGGATAGATTTTATAGATAAAACACTTCAAGGTGTTACCCTTGGTCGTAAAGAGCCGGTGGATACTTGTGATATTGAGGTAGCCAATGATCGACTGGCCTTCTCTGGGGCTAAGGTTAACGTCCATGGCAAATCTAAGTTTCAGTGGACGATTGCTTTGCTACCTCCATTTGACGTGGCGGCCAAGGGAATATTCATTTCTTCCAAACTTCCAATAGTTCTAGACATGAAGATCCAAGGTGATTGTAAAAAGGCTGATCCTTCAGTTTTTGAGAATGCCTTGAAAGAGTCACAGAGCTGACGCAAGATGATCTTATTCAGATAATGAGTGTGAAGGGCACTTTTGAAAGTTAATATGAGGCATCTTTTAAGAAAGCTGTAAGCCAATGAAACTTCCACTTCTCCTCACAACCTTGCTTCTCACAGCAATGCCTGCTCTTGCAAGCAAGACTTATAAAGGTGGCGTATTTAAGGGGGGAGAACTATGTGATGACCTTTTATCGTTCTGACCACGCTGAAGATCTGTATTCTGTTTCAGTAGTTGAACCTAGATCTGCTAAACAGTATGGATACATAGTCCCTTCTTCCTTTTCATTTGATTGTGCGAAGGGAAAGGGGAGTGGGTTTGTTGCAATGGGGATCAATCGATCACAGGACTTTATTGTGGACGTTGTTAAATTTTACCTTTTGGAGTTCTGTACTCGTAACGGATATCAATACGAAGATCAGGTGAAGTAATAAAGCTTCTTGCTGGGCAATCCTTGTTTTACATGCTACCCATTTCACGAGCCAGTGCATAATGACAGAGTTGAGAGACTTTTAATCCAGAGGACTCAGTAAAGACTTTTAACTTGTCGTGGAACTGTGCATCTGCTTGAAACGAAATCATTTTTTTGTCTTGTTCACGAGGAATCCATGAAAATAGCCCCTGAGAACCCTTGATGTGAAAGGGAACTTAGGGGCTGATTAATGGTGTAACTGCTATTTGATGTATTCCTTGAGTACCCCATTGCGGTTGGGATGGCGCAGCTTGCGCAGAGCCTTGGCCTCGATCTGACGGATCCGTTCACGGGTCACATCGAAGATCTGTCCGATCTCTTCAAGGGTCTTCATGCGACCGTCATCGAGGCCGTAGCGAAGTCGCAATACATCCCGTTCCCGTGGGCTCAGGGTGGCGAGAACACCCTCAAGGTCTTCCCTGAGCAAGTTCTTGGCGACATCCTGTTCTGGATTCTCGATGTCGGCTTCAATGAAGTCGCCAAGACGGGAATCTTCCTCCTTGCCGATCGGTGTCTCCAAGGAAATCGGTAGCTGGGCGCTCTTGGCGATGAAACGCAGTTTTTCGATGGTCATCTCCATCGATTCAGCGATTTCTTCTTCCGTGGGCTTGCGTCCGAATTCCTGGCTCAGAACTTTGGTGGTTTTTTTGATCCGGGAAATGGTCTCGTAGAGGTGAACCGGCAGGCGGATCGTGCGGCTCTGGTCGGCAATCGCGCGCGTGATCGCCTGGCGAATCCACCACGTGGCATAGGTGGAGAATTTGTAACCCTTCTCATGATCAAATTTTTCGGCGGCTCGGATCAGACCCAGGCTGCCCTCCTGAATCAGGTCTTGGAAGCTCAGCCCCCGGTTCATGTATTTCTTGGCAATCGATACAACCAGCCTCAGGTTGGATTGCACCATCTTTTCCTTAGCTCTGCGACCCAACATCAGTCGCCGGCGGAAGCGAATGAGTGGCATTTCCACCAGAGCAGCCCACTCCTTGTTGTCGGGAAGCTTGCCGTTGTCGCTTTCAAACTGGGCTGCGAGTTCCTCGAGGTAGAGCAAATCGGCAATCTTTCGGGCCAGTTCGATCTCTTCGTCGGGACGTAGAAGCCGGATGCGACCAATTTCCTGGAGGTACACGCGAATGGAGTCTTCGGTGTAAACACCTTTTGGCCCCACCTTGATGCTGGCGAGAACCTTGGCTTTGGCGTCTGCTTTGGCTTTCTCTTCCTTGCCAGCGGTTGCAGCATCCGCAGATGCCTTGGTGGCCTCCGTACCCTTACCTGCGGCCTTGGCCAGCAGCTGGTCAGCCGCTGCATTGAGATCGTCAGCAGCGGGGGCAGCAGTCTTGCTGCGGCTGCGTGTGGTGGTTTTGGCCGCTTTGGTTGTCTTTGCGGCGGGTTTGGCTTTGCTGCTCTTGGGCGACGTCGAAGCCGCTTTGCTCTTGGGCTTGGCCTTGGCTTTAACAGTCAACTCCTTGGGTTGGCCGCTGGCATCAGCCACCATCACAATTGCTGGGGATGATTTGGCGTCAGCCTGAGCTGACTTGCTCGCAGCAGGGCTCATGGGAATCAGGCGAAGAACTTCGATGTCGAACTTGCAACTGTGGCGGCTGAGCAATGCTCAGAAACGCTTCACTGTGTTTTGATCTCCCCGTTGCTCAGGGGCAGACAACACGAGACAGTGATCAAGGTCAGGGTGATGGGTCGGGTTGATGCAGGGCTGTCAGGGGCTTTCTCAGACCGGTGAGCCGACGGGTAAACCATGGCTCGAGCTTCGTGTCTTCCCACTGGACGGAACTCTGCATTGTTCCGACAACAGCCTATGAGCTGTCCAACTTCACCATCTTAAGAAAAACATGTGATGTCGGCAACCCCTGAGGAATCCTTTCAATCGAAGGGTGTTGCCCGCCCGATGCAGGTGGTGGACGTCTGGCTCGAGGCGGGTCGGGAGGGGCGGACGTTCACCTACGCGGACCATCGCCAACTGGGAGTATCCCTCGGTGATCTTGTCGTCGTGCGTCTGCGCGGTCGGCGTCTGCAGGGGCTGGTGACAGCATCCCGTCCCTTGCGCGATGACGAGCAAGCGCGATCCCCTCACCTTCAACCCGTGGAAGCCCTGCTCCAGCGAGCTGCCGTGGACTCTGATTGGCAGGCCTGGCTCGATGCGATGGCGGCCTCCTGTCACACCAGTTCCTTCCGGATGCTCAAAGCAGCACTACCGCCAGGCTGGCTGGGGCAGCGGGCCAAGCCGCCGGCATCCGGTCGAAAACTCTGGTGGGTCGCTCTCCTGCCCGCAGGCGGTGCGCCTCCTCCGAAATCCGCGCGTCAGCAAGCCTTGCTGGAGAGCCTGAAAGCAGCTGGGGGCGGGGCTTGGCAACGCGATCTGCTGACCCAGGGATTTCACGCCGGGATGGTGCAGTCTTTACAGACCAACGGATATTTGCTTCGAGAGCAGCGACTTGCTCCGGCCTCCGGGCCTTCCTTAGAGCTCCATGGCGATCATTGCGATGAGGGCGGGCTGGAACCACCGCGGGATCTCACTGGGGAGCAGCAGGCTGCGCTCGAACGTTTTCAGGAATTGCCTGAGGGTGGCGGTCTTCTCCTATGGGGAATCACTGGCTCAGGCAAAACAGAGGTGTACCTGCAGTTGGCAGCTGCGGAGATCGCCCGGGGTCGTCATTGCCTTCTGCTCACGCCTGAAATTGGCTTGATTCCCCAGTTAACGGACCGCTGTCGCAACCGTTTCGGCCGGCGAGTGCTCGAATATCACAGCGGTTGCAGCGATGGGGAGAGGGTGCGCTGCTGGCGTCGCTGCCTCGAAGCGGAGGAGCCTCTGGTTGTGGTTGGAACTCGCTCAGCGATCTTTCTCCCCTTGCGTCCCCTCGGCCTTGTGGTGCTCGATGAAGAGCACGACAGTTCTTATAAGCAGGAATCCCCGATGCCCTGCTACCACGCCCGCAACCTCGCTCTGGATCGGATTCGCCGTCAGGGAGGACGACTTCTGCTCGGTAGTGCCACCCCCTCTCTGGAGTCTTGGAGCCGGTTGAAGCCGAAGGGCCCCCTTGAACTGGCAAGGCTTTCCTCCCGGATCTCCCGGCAACCCCTGCCCCCAGTTCGTGTCATCGACATGCGTCACGAGCTTGCGGAAGGCCATAAGCAGCTCATCAGTCGCGCTCTGATGGATCGGTTGGCGGCCCTGCCTGCTAAGGGAGAACAGGCTGTCGTTTTGGTTCCGCGCCGCGGCTACAGCACGTTTCTCAGCTGCCGCAGCTGCGGTGAGGTGGTGATGTGTCCACATTGCGATGTGGCCATGACCGTTCATGGCAGCC
The sequence above is a segment of the Synechococcus sp. PROS-7-1 genome. Coding sequences within it:
- a CDS encoding L,D-transpeptidase; the encoded protein is MKHVCFGRAACSAGAVAAVLLGGAAPGLASMAPAPVAEDTHIHLDLRQRRISVIRNGERIGPWPVAIGDPKTPTPTGVFQVENKRVNPQYQSTKSGRVHPVTGPSSPLGHRWIGFLQHGPNQFGIHGTPWPHWVKIRAAVSNGCVRMLNAHVQKLYELVDVGTPVKITR
- a CDS encoding MarC family protein, which produces MSLLHTAVGIFTISNPIGNLPIYLSFTDGNRRKDRAIARSSAITFLVSLMLATWLGNDLLGFFGISRPAFQVAGGVIVVLIGLSMLRSEPSKVHHDPESIERDQNSAVKGIVPLGIPLLAGPGTLTVVIADPNAASMGGKIGLSGVVLLLTLVVYLIFEAGEMLSSKISASALQVLTKIMGLLLTSIAVQMIFTGLSAGFPVLLQHGASS
- the hemC gene encoding hydroxymethylbilane synthase codes for the protein MALEHLRIASRRSQLAMVQTNWVKAELESAHPGLAISVEAMATQGDKILDVALAKIGDKGLFTKELEAQMLVGRAEIAVHSLKDLPTNLPEGLMLGCITEREDPADALVVNSKNADHTLETLPEGSVVGTSSLRRLAQLRHHFPHLQFKDVRGNVITRLEKLDAGQYDCLILAAAGLSRLGFGDRIHQIIPGHISLHAVGQGALGIECVCDRPEVLKLIQVLEHAPTAGRCLAERAFLRELEGGCQVPIGVNSRIDGQELILTGMVASLDGQRLIRDERRGSLTDPEAIGRALAADLKSRGAGEILQEIFAEMRPEA
- a CDS encoding DUF6561 domain-containing protein — protein: MPGPVVNGVKVGRSASGEAASQVAEALPFLPVLSEGTIRVVLLTSGHLIVARLRQTTDPDGDRAYQLIRPLRLVGDLDGDEWSLQPFLAGLTPQRNIVMLKAAVAAVLEPEARILQVYTRSTNQECPPSETPVERLKKAFQEFTDSIEPG
- the rpoD gene encoding RNA polymerase sigma factor RpoD, with amino-acid sequence MSPAASKSAQADAKSSPAIVMVADASGQPKELTVKAKAKPKSKAASTSPKSSKAKPAAKTTKAAKTTTRSRSKTAAPAADDLNAAADQLLAKAAGKGTEATKASADAATAGKEEKAKADAKAKVLASIKVGPKGVYTEDSIRVYLQEIGRIRLLRPDEEIELARKIADLLYLEELAAQFESDNGKLPDNKEWAALVEMPLIRFRRRLMLGRRAKEKMVQSNLRLVVSIAKKYMNRGLSFQDLIQEGSLGLIRAAEKFDHEKGYKFSTYATWWIRQAITRAIADQSRTIRLPVHLYETISRIKKTTKVLSQEFGRKPTEEEIAESMEMTIEKLRFIAKSAQLPISLETPIGKEEDSRLGDFIEADIENPEQDVAKNLLREDLEGVLATLSPRERDVLRLRYGLDDGRMKTLEEIGQIFDVTRERIRQIEAKALRKLRHPNRNGVLKEYIK
- the priA gene encoding primosomal protein N'; amino-acid sequence: MSATPEESFQSKGVARPMQVVDVWLEAGREGRTFTYADHRQLGVSLGDLVVVRLRGRRLQGLVTASRPLRDDEQARSPHLQPVEALLQRAAVDSDWQAWLDAMAASCHTSSFRMLKAALPPGWLGQRAKPPASGRKLWWVALLPAGGAPPPKSARQQALLESLKAAGGGAWQRDLLTQGFHAGMVQSLQTNGYLLREQRLAPASGPSLELHGDHCDEGGLEPPRDLTGEQQAALERFQELPEGGGLLLWGITGSGKTEVYLQLAAAEIARGRHCLLLTPEIGLIPQLTDRCRNRFGRRVLEYHSGCSDGERVRCWRRCLEAEEPLVVVGTRSAIFLPLRPLGLVVLDEEHDSSYKQESPMPCYHARNLALDRIRRQGGRLLLGSATPSLESWSRLKPKGPLELARLSSRISRQPLPPVRVIDMRHELAEGHKQLISRALMDRLAALPAKGEQAVVLVPRRGYSTFLSCRSCGEVVMCPHCDVAMTVHGSRSQQQWLRCHWCDHRAAVTDHCTACGSSAFKPFGAGTQRVMERLSEELDGLRLLRFDRDTTGGRDGHRRLLARFADGEADVLVGTQMLAKGMDLPQVTLAAVLAADGLLHRPDLRAGEHSLQLMLQLAGRAGRGEKPGEVLVQTYSPDHPVIQHLIDGRYERFLEEEATLRQQAGLVPYARACLLRLAGRSAAATATAGTLLAEQLRPLCLAAGWQLLGPAPAPVARVAGRSRWQLLLHGPPESPIPLPEGSDLWDGLPKDVTLSVDPDPLQL